The Mycobacterium paragordonae genome includes a region encoding these proteins:
- a CDS encoding response regulator transcription factor, with product MRILLVEDEAGLAATLSRGLKAEGFVVVAVDSGTDGLHEATHNTYDVVVLDIMLPGLSGYEVLRRMRTQRVWTPVLMLTAKDGEYDQTDAFDLGADDYLTKPFSFRVLVARLRALARRGAPERPVVLTAGSLSLDPARHTVERDSTAISLTPREYGLLEFLLRNKDVVVTKAEILRNVWDAHYDGPDNVVEVYVGYLRRKVDGPFGTNTIETVRGVGYRLLS from the coding sequence ATGAGAATCCTGCTCGTCGAGGATGAAGCAGGATTGGCCGCAACCCTGTCCAGGGGGCTCAAGGCTGAGGGTTTCGTCGTCGTAGCCGTCGACTCTGGCACGGACGGCCTGCACGAGGCGACTCACAACACATACGACGTCGTGGTGCTCGACATCATGCTGCCCGGTCTCAGCGGATATGAGGTGCTGCGCCGGATGCGCACGCAGCGTGTGTGGACGCCGGTCTTGATGCTGACCGCCAAGGACGGCGAATACGACCAGACCGACGCTTTCGATCTCGGAGCCGACGACTATCTCACCAAACCTTTTTCATTTCGGGTCCTGGTGGCTCGCCTGCGCGCGTTGGCGCGTCGAGGGGCACCGGAGCGACCGGTGGTGTTGACCGCTGGGTCGCTGTCTTTGGACCCCGCGCGGCACACCGTCGAGCGGGACTCGACCGCAATATCTCTGACTCCTCGCGAGTACGGACTGCTGGAATTCCTGTTGCGCAACAAGGACGTGGTTGTAACGAAGGCCGAGATACTGCGCAACGTCTGGGACGCGCACTATGACGGTCCTGACAACGTGGTTGAGGTGTACGTGGGATATCTCCGACGCAAAGTCGACGGTCCCTTTGGTACCAACACCATCGAGACGGTCCGAGGCGTCGGCTACCGACTGCTGTCCTGA
- a CDS encoding DUF1490 family protein, whose translation MVWHGVLAKAAPTVVTGIVGAVAYDGLRKVAKKPLRAAAVSMTAVGLRLARQAEESAERARLAVADVVAEAAERVGKESSPPTAQAEDDLTETDDAGR comes from the coding sequence ATGGTGTGGCATGGAGTCTTGGCAAAGGCGGCACCTACGGTAGTCACTGGGATCGTCGGAGCGGTCGCGTATGACGGGCTACGCAAAGTGGCCAAGAAACCGCTGCGAGCAGCAGCTGTTTCCATGACGGCGGTGGGTTTGCGTCTCGCGCGCCAGGCTGAGGAAAGCGCCGAGCGGGCCCGGCTAGCGGTCGCCGACGTGGTAGCCGAGGCCGCGGAGCGCGTGGGAAAAGAGAGTTCACCGCCGACCGCGCAGGCCGAAGATGACCTCACGGAGACCGATGATGCCGGGCGTTGA
- a CDS encoding HAMP domain-containing sensor histidine kinase codes for MRGNARSRLRGFARPRNWGISTRSAVISAVVVLFALGLAGTALDLVLYRLLLDGIDDATAARVQTIAAALQSKPLGDLDGALLKTDQHVVAVQVIDPSGAVRLRSGSAPDTPLLPVSDFGPELRRGIPDDALPSDDMRMSGQRVETVSGQYTVLVGGGSEAVEETARAVALLLACGAPIIVAVAATATYRLVRRSLHSVDAIRRRVAAITTSDLAQRVPVSRNHDEIAALAVTMNDMLARIEAGQQAQRRFVADASHELRSPLATVISGLELAKIHPGVFDAELAADTLLPEAQRMQTLVEDLLLLARADERRLTLRKEEMALGDLAEIEAARVRRAGACTIETDIGPAHLTGDPEALSRVIRNLVDNAVRHANSRIGIEVSNGNGTAVLSVSDDGPGIPQSERRRVFERFVRLDSDRARSGGGAGLGLAIVAEVVAAHSGTVTVNDRPGGGTTMTVALPEHFNS; via the coding sequence GTGAGGGGTAACGCGCGATCGAGGCTTCGGGGTTTTGCCCGGCCGCGCAACTGGGGAATCTCTACACGGTCGGCTGTCATTTCGGCAGTGGTCGTGTTGTTTGCCCTCGGCCTTGCCGGGACCGCTTTGGACTTAGTTCTCTACCGGTTGTTGCTCGACGGGATTGATGACGCGACCGCCGCCAGAGTTCAAACTATCGCCGCGGCGCTGCAATCCAAACCCTTAGGCGATCTGGATGGCGCGCTGCTGAAGACGGATCAACATGTGGTCGCCGTTCAGGTGATCGATCCTTCCGGAGCGGTACGACTGAGGTCGGGCTCTGCGCCGGACACACCATTGCTCCCCGTTTCTGACTTCGGTCCCGAACTGAGGCGCGGCATCCCTGACGACGCGCTGCCGAGCGACGACATGAGAATGAGCGGTCAGCGGGTCGAAACGGTATCCGGGCAGTACACGGTGCTGGTCGGCGGAGGCAGTGAGGCAGTCGAAGAAACTGCGCGGGCCGTGGCGCTGCTACTGGCTTGCGGAGCACCCATCATTGTGGCGGTTGCCGCGACTGCAACCTATCGGCTGGTGCGACGCTCGCTGCACTCAGTCGACGCGATTCGCCGCAGAGTGGCCGCTATTACGACCTCTGATCTTGCCCAACGGGTGCCCGTGTCCCGCAATCACGACGAGATTGCGGCCCTGGCGGTCACCATGAACGACATGCTGGCGCGCATTGAAGCAGGACAGCAGGCGCAGCGAAGGTTTGTGGCTGATGCCTCTCACGAACTGCGAAGTCCGCTGGCCACCGTTATTTCTGGGCTGGAGCTCGCCAAAATCCACCCCGGAGTGTTCGATGCCGAATTAGCCGCCGACACTTTGCTTCCCGAAGCGCAACGCATGCAAACGCTGGTCGAAGATCTCCTCTTGTTGGCGCGCGCTGACGAACGACGTCTGACCTTGCGAAAAGAGGAGATGGCCCTCGGGGACCTCGCAGAAATCGAGGCTGCCCGTGTGCGGCGCGCAGGCGCTTGCACGATCGAAACCGATATCGGCCCTGCGCATCTGACCGGTGACCCCGAAGCCCTATCACGGGTTATCCGCAACCTGGTCGACAATGCCGTGCGGCACGCGAACTCCCGCATCGGCATTGAGGTCAGCAACGGAAACGGAACAGCCGTGCTTTCTGTCAGCGACGACGGCCCGGGCATCCCACAGTCTGAGCGAAGGCGTGTCTTCGAGCGTTTTGTGCGACTGGACTCAGACCGCGCGCGCAGCGGCGGGGGCGCCGGCTTAGGTTTGGCCATCGTCGCTGAGGTAGTCGCTGCACATAGCGGCACGGTCACTGTTAACGACCGTCCCGGCGGTGGAACCACCATGACCGTTGCCCTGCCTGAGCATTTCAATTCGTAA
- a CDS encoding MFS transporter has product MTLAISVAATSCAFLFINCGVFLIPALQSERHTSLAQAGLLSAMPSFGMVCTLIGWGYLVDRHGERWVLTAGLGVTAATAFAAAPQRSLAAIGALMFLGGMAAASANTAGGRLVSGSFPSHQRGLAMGIRQTAQPLGVAIGALALPELIEIENGFFAALLYPAVACAMAAGACYVCLTDPPRPQRAATPHEQLTNPYRRSQTLQRIHLVSALLMVPQQVTITFMLIWLITEHHWSIPAASALVTVTQFIGALGRIAAGRWSDRLGSRMRPKRWIATACFSTSAVLALNDYLNSPLAVAAMVVAAVTAVGYNGLAATAITEFGGPFWSGRALGVQNTCQRLAAAATAPSFGALISAAGYPLAFAACAVFALAAAPLVPVDSERTKDRDLGLDSI; this is encoded by the coding sequence TTGACGCTCGCGATCTCGGTGGCCGCCACTTCGTGCGCATTTCTGTTCATCAACTGTGGGGTGTTTCTCATTCCGGCGCTGCAGTCCGAACGCCATACCTCACTCGCACAGGCGGGGTTATTGTCGGCGATGCCAAGCTTCGGCATGGTTTGCACGCTGATCGGCTGGGGCTACCTGGTGGACCGCCACGGTGAGCGCTGGGTGCTCACCGCTGGCCTGGGTGTGACCGCCGCGACCGCTTTCGCCGCCGCACCCCAGCGTTCCCTCGCGGCGATCGGCGCGCTAATGTTCCTCGGCGGAATGGCCGCTGCCAGCGCCAACACCGCTGGCGGACGGCTGGTATCCGGCTCCTTTCCATCCCACCAGCGCGGCCTGGCCATGGGAATCCGCCAGACCGCGCAACCGCTGGGCGTTGCAATCGGCGCGTTGGCACTACCTGAACTGATCGAGATTGAAAATGGATTTTTCGCCGCTCTGCTTTACCCGGCGGTCGCGTGCGCAATGGCAGCCGGAGCCTGCTACGTCTGCTTGACCGACCCTCCCCGGCCCCAACGTGCAGCCACCCCCCACGAGCAGCTAACCAACCCCTACCGGCGCTCACAAACCCTGCAACGTATTCACCTAGTGTCGGCGCTTTTGATGGTGCCCCAACAAGTCACGATCACGTTCATGCTCATCTGGCTGATCACGGAGCATCACTGGTCGATACCCGCGGCCAGCGCGCTAGTTACTGTCACGCAATTCATCGGCGCGCTGGGCCGCATCGCCGCTGGCCGCTGGTCTGACCGCCTCGGTTCTCGGATGCGTCCGAAGCGGTGGATCGCCACCGCGTGCTTTTCCACATCGGCGGTGCTTGCGTTGAACGACTATCTCAACTCGCCGCTCGCCGTTGCCGCCATGGTGGTTGCAGCCGTGACCGCGGTGGGCTACAACGGCTTGGCGGCCACAGCGATCACCGAGTTCGGAGGGCCGTTCTGGAGTGGACGAGCCCTCGGCGTGCAGAACACGTGCCAGCGATTAGCCGCCGCCGCCACAGCGCCTTCATTCGGTGCGCTCATCAGTGCAGCGGGATATCCGCTGGCTTTCGCCGCATGCGCCGTATTCGCTCTGGCGGCGGCACCGCTCGTGCCGGTCGATAGCGAACGTACTAAGGACCGCGACCTCGGCCTGGACTCGATTTAA
- a CDS encoding ABC transporter ATP-binding protein has product MRGDGFCLMQVTVTRGGATLLDQVSASIPAARCTAVVGASGAGKSTLLRLLNRLDEPTTGRITLDGAPIDGMDVLVLRRRVGLVAQAAVLLTDRVLDEVRVGRPDLPEAGVAKLLERVGLSPGFSLRATAELSGGEMQRVCLARALAVEPKTLLLDEPTSALDGASAEVIGELVAAYVSAGGTVVLVSHDHALIKSVAQQVLILENGRLVECARPGDPDLGSTS; this is encoded by the coding sequence ATGCGCGGGGACGGTTTCTGCCTCATGCAGGTCACGGTGACCCGCGGCGGGGCTACGCTCTTGGACCAGGTCAGCGCAAGTATTCCGGCCGCCCGCTGCACCGCCGTTGTTGGTGCCAGCGGGGCCGGCAAGTCGACATTGTTGCGGTTGCTGAACCGGCTCGATGAACCTACGACCGGACGTATCACGCTCGACGGTGCGCCCATCGACGGAATGGACGTCTTGGTATTGAGGCGGCGCGTTGGGCTGGTGGCGCAAGCCGCGGTATTGCTGACCGATCGAGTGCTCGACGAGGTCCGCGTGGGTCGCCCCGACTTGCCTGAGGCCGGAGTGGCCAAGTTGCTGGAACGCGTGGGGCTGTCGCCAGGGTTCTCCTTACGCGCGACCGCGGAGCTGTCAGGCGGGGAAATGCAACGGGTGTGTCTAGCGCGGGCGTTAGCCGTCGAACCGAAGACGCTGCTTCTCGATGAGCCGACGTCGGCGCTCGACGGGGCTTCGGCCGAGGTGATCGGCGAGTTGGTAGCCGCCTATGTGAGCGCGGGTGGAACCGTGGTCCTGGTCAGCCATGACCACGCGTTAATCAAAAGCGTCGCCCAACAGGTTTTAATCCTCGAAAACGGTCGCCTGGTCGAGTGTGCCCGACCCGGCGACCCCGATCTTGGTTCAACCTCATGA
- a CDS encoding ABC transporter permease, translating into MATAAPAVPSWGGVGVSLLLVTAAGAVTYRQRLGLTKELVVAAARAAVQLVTAGALLRVLFQWTSLLGAAGWVSMMTIVAGQVAGRRGAGIPQARLIATGGVAASTGVTLGALLAGRVIAAETRVLVPVSGMIVSSAMLAAGSTLRRLDYEVRQSRPAIEARLSLGQSGRQAILPHRRSALRTALIPTIDSTKVVGLISLPGAMTGLILAGTSPLTAIRYQIVVMYMQLAATALSALVTVRLAEKSLFDDAQRLNQANLPGNTS; encoded by the coding sequence ATGGCGACAGCGGCGCCGGCCGTACCGAGCTGGGGCGGGGTTGGCGTATCGCTTCTGTTGGTCACGGCGGCAGGTGCGGTTACGTACCGGCAGCGGCTGGGTTTGACGAAGGAGCTTGTCGTCGCCGCCGCACGCGCCGCAGTACAGCTGGTCACGGCCGGTGCTCTTCTTCGCGTCTTGTTCCAGTGGACGAGCCTGCTTGGCGCCGCCGGGTGGGTGAGCATGATGACGATCGTTGCCGGACAGGTCGCAGGTCGGCGCGGTGCAGGCATACCACAGGCCAGGCTTATCGCCACTGGCGGAGTTGCCGCCAGCACCGGTGTCACGCTCGGAGCTTTGCTGGCCGGACGGGTGATCGCCGCCGAGACCCGCGTGCTCGTTCCAGTCAGCGGCATGATTGTCTCCTCCGCCATGCTGGCGGCCGGAAGTACTTTGCGGCGTCTCGACTACGAAGTTCGCCAGTCGCGCCCAGCCATCGAAGCCCGATTGTCTCTCGGCCAATCCGGGCGGCAGGCGATCTTGCCTCACCGGCGATCAGCGCTGCGGACGGCGTTGATTCCGACGATAGATTCCACCAAGGTAGTCGGGCTGATCAGCCTGCCTGGCGCGATGACCGGACTGATCCTGGCCGGAACGAGCCCCCTCACCGCGATTCGCTACCAAATCGTGGTGATGTATATGCAGCTTGCCGCCACCGCGCTGTCCGCCCTCGTCACGGTCCGCCTCGCAGAGAAATCGCTTTTCGACGACGCGCAACGCCTGAATCAGGCGAACCTGCCTGGCAATACGAGTTGA
- a CDS encoding MmpS family transport accessory protein, whose translation MALVAVVVLVAAGFAIYRLHGMFDAGKGASAGHGVSNEIVPFNPKHVVLEVFGAPGATATINYLDVNAQPQQVVDAALPWSFTITTTEPAVLGNVVAQGNGATIGCRITVNGDVKDERTINTPYAYTFCLDKSG comes from the coding sequence ATGGCGCTGGTCGCGGTCGTTGTCCTGGTAGCCGCCGGATTCGCCATCTACCGCCTGCACGGCATGTTCGACGCCGGCAAGGGAGCGTCGGCCGGCCACGGCGTCTCCAATGAGATCGTCCCGTTCAATCCCAAGCACGTCGTCCTCGAGGTTTTCGGCGCCCCCGGTGCGACGGCCACCATCAACTACCTCGACGTCAACGCCCAGCCGCAGCAGGTGGTCGACGCCGCCCTGCCGTGGTCGTTCACCATTACCACCACCGAGCCTGCGGTCCTGGGAAACGTTGTGGCACAGGGCAACGGTGCCACCATCGGGTGCCGCATCACCGTCAACGGCGACGTCAAGGACGAACGCACCATCAACACGC